A single window of Bacillota bacterium DNA harbors:
- a CDS encoding 6-bladed beta-propeller: MAQLVATDDTYKKYIMFIAVLLAALIALLFLYFMLTKPPVAKDARKQEDFTPLFSIYGFEGDLLRRPSGVAMDEQGRIYVADTGKQRVVIFDANGNYVNQFTDYGDGKFKYRDPIGIAVAPDGRTFVLSKTSKKIVVYNGQFKPIHEIVFPDPPLALTIHDRKLYVTTARGIMIGDLEGNLITSFGKRGKGKGEFDMPGGITVGPNGDIYVADSLNYRVQAFNKNGDPLWQYGSPIPADQAVMYRGSDRKFGLPSSITLDGNGHLYVVDGLSSELIVLDTKGKFLQKIGDVGHDDGFFYYPDGIAYAGQGKIVLADKFNDRVQVFQVPISTPVSAKIFDMLPYLLLLLLPLGLLLLRRSGLQVIASEGFISTAVDSGDGEALSRAFKKLTIVPEAFENLKHKLPEGLKLMVKPASEEALASLSSIKGLSKTDLAALALASSTKGKRVLLTSSQNLKAEAERLNLATMSYDEFKEAYHKSKAETEGSKPKPASEDE; the protein is encoded by the coding sequence TTGGCACAACTTGTAGCGACCGATGATACCTACAAAAAATACATAATGTTTATTGCCGTTCTACTGGCGGCATTAATAGCATTGCTATTTCTCTATTTTATGCTGACCAAGCCGCCGGTAGCCAAAGATGCCAGAAAGCAAGAAGATTTTACACCCCTGTTCTCCATATACGGCTTTGAGGGCGACCTTTTAAGAAGACCTTCTGGTGTTGCTATGGATGAACAGGGACGTATATATGTTGCCGATACTGGCAAGCAAAGGGTTGTTATCTTTGATGCAAACGGCAACTATGTAAACCAGTTTACTGATTACGGTGACGGAAAGTTTAAGTACAGAGACCCGATCGGTATCGCCGTTGCGCCAGACGGCCGCACGTTTGTCCTGTCCAAGACATCAAAGAAAATCGTTGTTTATAACGGGCAGTTTAAACCAATCCACGAGATAGTCTTCCCCGACCCTCCGCTGGCCCTGACAATCCACGATAGAAAATTGTATGTAACAACCGCACGGGGCATAATGATCGGTGACCTTGAAGGCAACTTGATAACCTCTTTCGGCAAAAGAGGAAAAGGTAAGGGTGAGTTCGACATGCCCGGCGGTATAACCGTCGGTCCAAACGGCGATATCTATGTCGCCGATAGCCTAAATTACCGCGTGCAGGCCTTTAATAAAAACGGAGATCCCCTATGGCAATACGGCTCCCCTATTCCGGCAGATCAAGCAGTTATGTACAGGGGCAGTGATCGCAAGTTCGGGCTTCCTTCCAGTATCACACTTGATGGTAACGGGCACCTTTACGTAGTAGATGGCTTAAGCAGTGAACTTATTGTCCTTGATACCAAGGGTAAGTTTCTGCAAAAAATCGGCGATGTAGGTCACGACGACGGTTTCTTCTATTACCCCGATGGAATCGCCTATGCCGGCCAGGGCAAGATTGTTCTGGCAGACAAATTCAATGACCGCGTACAGGTATTCCAGGTGCCTATCTCAACACCGGTAAGCGCCAAAATCTTTGACATGCTGCCATACCTGTTGCTGCTACTGCTGCCACTTGGCCTGCTATTGTTAAGAAGGTCAGGTCTGCAGGTCATCGCTTCGGAGGGTTTTATAAGTACAGCAGTCGACTCTGGCGATGGCGAGGCGCTCTCCAGAGCGTTTAAGAAACTAACAATTGTGCCAGAGGCTTTTGAAAATCTCAAACATAAGTTGCCTGAAGGGCTTAAGCTAATGGTAAAGCCGGCAAGCGAGGAGGCTCTGGCAAGCCTTTCTTCAATCAAAGGCCTCTCCAAAACCGACCTAGCAGCCTTAGCATTGGCTAGTAGCACAAAAGGCAAGAGAGTGCTTCTAACATCGTCTCAAAACCTTAAGGCCGAAGCCGAGCGGCTCAATCTAGCTACCATGAGCTACGACGAATTTAAAGAGGCCTACCATAAATCTAAGGCTGAAACCGAGGGGTCCAAGCCCAAACCGGCCAGTGAGGATGAGTAA
- a CDS encoding tetratricopeptide repeat protein, whose protein sequence is MSRWTPFILKALIVVLVLAVLGTGIAIARYMLLSDDLNAPRTEAERALFLAVQSVKANPNDAQARIKLAAAYLELGRVNNAVKEAKVAARLAPDNGQAHFVLGLAQKEQNNLKEAAKSFEKAANSKGQLAPFYQNCWLEAAQVDMNLKDYKKAVKAYEKALSFGPESSPILYSLGVAYEKSGDKVTALAYYKEALEYTPDYKEAIDAAKRLIKQGVTTDSKNTANNAEGNNTPAKNTNK, encoded by the coding sequence ATGAGCAGATGGACACCCTTTATATTAAAAGCATTAATAGTTGTCTTAGTACTAGCAGTTCTGGGTACAGGCATAGCCATAGCTCGCTACATGCTTCTCAGTGATGACTTAAACGCACCGCGCACAGAAGCCGAGCGGGCGCTCTTTTTAGCCGTTCAATCCGTAAAAGCCAACCCCAATGATGCGCAGGCAAGGATCAAGCTAGCCGCAGCCTATCTCGAGCTTGGCCGGGTAAATAATGCAGTAAAAGAGGCTAAAGTCGCAGCTCGTCTTGCACCGGATAATGGCCAGGCCCACTTTGTCTTAGGTTTGGCGCAAAAAGAGCAAAATAATCTTAAAGAGGCCGCCAAAAGTTTCGAGAAAGCAGCAAATTCAAAAGGCCAGCTCGCACCATTTTACCAGAACTGCTGGCTGGAGGCTGCCCAGGTCGACATGAATTTGAAGGACTATAAAAAGGCTGTTAAGGCTTATGAGAAAGCCCTGAGCTTTGGCCCAGAGTCATCTCCAATTCTTTACAGCCTTGGAGTGGCCTACGAAAAAAGCGGCGACAAAGTCACGGCTCTTGCATATTACAAAGAGGCGCTGGAGTATACGCCGGACTATAAGGAAGCGATAGATGCAGCTAAACGCCTAATCAAACAGGGCGTAACAACCGATAGTAAAAATACCGCCAATAATGCCGAGGGAAACAATACTCCGGCAAAAAATACGAATAAGTAG
- a CDS encoding GerMN domain-containing protein, with protein MKKILLLISAAVMLAAAVMGCQGQTDVPDPTISMPEKTRTVLVYFSTGNTLVQEKHVVADNKDIIKTAVDEVLAAKPQENKDIAIVQPECKVLDVKVDKAGVATINFSKEVLDFEATPKEKLLAFGAVQETLKQFKELKAFKFQVQGKENGIVNGKDVKRFWEAVSLNGQPWPLKK; from the coding sequence ATGAAGAAAATATTGCTTTTAATATCAGCGGCAGTTATGCTGGCCGCTGCCGTGATGGGATGCCAGGGGCAAACCGACGTGCCCGACCCAACGATCTCAATGCCGGAAAAAACCAGAACGGTATTAGTCTACTTTTCAACCGGCAACACGCTCGTTCAGGAAAAACACGTCGTAGCAGACAACAAGGACATCATAAAAACTGCGGTAGACGAAGTGCTTGCGGCCAAGCCGCAAGAAAACAAAGATATTGCAATTGTGCAGCCCGAGTGCAAGGTGCTTGATGTTAAAGTCGATAAGGCAGGCGTCGCAACGATTAATTTCAGTAAAGAAGTATTGGATTTCGAAGCCACGCCAAAAGAAAAGCTGTTGGCATTTGGTGCCGTGCAGGAGACCCTGAAGCAGTTTAAAGAACTTAAAGCGTTTAAGTTCCAGGTTCAAGGTAAAGAGAACGGAATAGTAAACGGCAAGGACGTAAAGAGGTTCTGGGAAGCCGTTTCTCTTAACGGGCAACCCTGGCCGCTTAAAAAATAA